In Malus sylvestris chromosome 15, drMalSylv7.2, whole genome shotgun sequence, a single genomic region encodes these proteins:
- the LOC126601724 gene encoding uncharacterized protein LOC126601724, protein MAFSAAAARSNLRTSSSQPYCKLCSLRFSTKQNKVAFRATTEGKGSSLRVVRSVLNNRKSSISDNGASEPARILLERLFAQTQKLEEQMNRNSRHPQDVQLGFNLEILESDLHAALAALKKKEEDLQDAERKVFFEHCALHRTKEELEQREKEIAAASCRYEKIGEELKQANLRLSSQAWHIEDLKLRLRERDQENAAAQSALSLKEEELEQMRNELLKKSEEAAKSKSELESKAHLLNEANEVVKKQEVEIQGLRKSLQEKEAELEVFQMQRKNEAEKLKVAEDKLEKRTMEWLLAQEELNKLSEEASRHARETNETLEDFRRVKKVLADVRSELVSSQKSLASSRQKMEDQGKLLENQWEELEEQKGSITSYLTTLKDAQIELQSERSKLRVAEAQKNALERDLSMEKELMEDLQELLKKERYSLHQAINGISSLQNKLDKKNAEFGKMRNLLQDKESEMVQAKIAIQHLKSERDTLQVILDEKDSELLNARNKLEEVNNEVAELKMLLNSKEDQLIQATTLLKEKDEHVNMMQNELNDTKLKYSEAETVVERIVELTNKLVISIKDDESLDDMSHELLPQLWEKPADGFGLQIKHLQTELESARDSLRIKEMEVLASQRDLTLKDEELKMVIGRLETKEKEVKQLKEEAEDANDLRKLYALAQERLGEKTIGDLAIEKLQLEAAQLEVEAATGALHKLTEMSGELLRNASLSIEADGSIFFPNGYDPSISMVENNECLTEVTAEVARISALTDKLVKEAGVVSAGPAAGQ, encoded by the exons ATGGCCTTCTCTGCCGCCGCCGCTCGCTCCAATCTCCGGACCTCCTCTTCTCAACCCTACTGCAAg TTGTGCTCGCTTAGATTTAGCACAAAGCAGAACAAAGTAGCTTTTAGAGCTACCACGGAAGGGAAAGGCTCTTCCTTGAGGGTTGTTCGATCAGTCTTGAATAACAGGAAGTCGAGCATTAGTGACAATGGAGCTTCTGAACCTGCAAGGATTCTTCTCGAGAGGTTGTTTGCACAGACACAGAAACTGGAAGAGCAGATGAACAGAAATTCTCGTCATCCTCAGGATGTCCAGCTAGGATTTaaccttgaaatccttgagtcTGATCTTCACGCTGCATTGGCAGCactgaagaagaaggaagaagatttGCAGGATGCCGAAAGAAAAGTTTTCTTTGAGCACTGTGCATTGCACCGCACAAAGGAGGAGCTGGAGCAACGGGAGAAAGAAATTGCTGCAGCTTCTTGCAGGTATGAAAAAATAGGGGAGGAATTGAAGCAGGCTAATCTTCGCCTATCTTCTCAGGCCTGGCATATAGAGGACCTAAAGCTTCGgcttagagagagagatcagGAAAATGCGGCTGCACAGTCGGCACTTTCTTTGAAAGAAGAGGAATTGGAACAAATGAGAAATGAATTGCTGAAAAAGAGTGAAGAAGCTGCTAAGTCCAAGTCTGAACTTGAATCCAAGGCTCACCTGCTGAATGAAGCCAATGAAGTTGTCAAAAAACAAGAAGTTGAGATTCAAGGACTCCGGAAATCTCTGCAGGAGAAAGAAGCAGAATTGGAAGTTTTTCAAATGCAGAGGAAGAATGAAGCGGAGAAACTAAAAGTTGCGGAGGACAAATTGGAGAAGCGGACAATGGAGTGGTTATTGGCACAGGAAGAACTTAATAAATTATCAGAGGAAGCATCCAGACACGCACGAGAAACTAATGAAACTTTAGAGGATTTCAGAAGAGTGAAGAAGGTTCTTGCTGACGTGAGGTCAGAGTTGGTTTCATCTCAGAAATCTCTGGCATCTTCTAGACAGAAAATGGAAGATCAAGGGAAGCTTTTGGAAAACCAATGGGAAGAACTTGAAGAACAGAAGGGAAGCATTACGTCTTACTTAACAACTCTGAAAGATGCCCAAATAGAATTACAGAGTGAAAGATCAAAGCTTAGGGTTGCAGAGGCTCAAAAGAATGCACTTGAACGTGACTTATCCATGGAAAAGGAGCTTATGGAAGATTTACAGGAGCTGTTGAAGAAAGAGAGGTACTCTTTGCATCAGGCTATCAATGGGATTTCTTCTCTCCAAAATAAGCTAGACAAGAAAAACgctgaatttgggaaaatgcGCAATCTTCTGCAGGATAAGGAGTCGGAAATGGTGCAGGCTAAGATCGCAATTCAGCATTTGAAATCTGAGCGGGATACCTTACAGGTTATTTTGGATGAGAAGGATTCGGAACTTTTGAATGCAAGGAATAAGCTTGAGGAAGTAAATAATGAAGTTGCAGAGCTCAAGATGCTACTGAACAGTAAAGAGGACCAGCTTATTCAAGCAACTACTCTGCTCAAGGAGAAAGACGAACATGTAAACATGATGCAAAATGAGTTGAACGATACGAAGCTCAAATATTCAGAAGCTGAAACTGTGGTAGAACGGATTGTGGAACTCACTAACAAGTTGGTTATATCCATCAAGGATGATGAGTCGCTTGATGACATGAGCCACGAGTTACTGCCGCAACTATGGGAGAAACCAGCTGATGGTTTCGGGTTGCAAATAAAACATCTTCAAACTGAGCTTGAATCAGCAAGGGACAGCTTAAGAATAAAAGAAATGGAAGTTCTAGCTTCTCAGAGGGACCTCACGCTCAAAGACGAGGAGCTTAAGATGGTTATCGGGAGACtcgaaacaaaagaaaaagaagtaaAGCAATTGAAAGAAGAGGCAGAAGACGCTAATGATCTGAGAAAGCTATATGCATTGGCGCAAGAGAGACTGGGGGAGAAGACCATTGGAGACTTGGcaatcgagaagcttcaacTTGAGGCAGCCCAACTAGAAGTTGAAGCTGCGACCGGTGCACTCCACAAACTTACAGAAATGAGTGGGGAACTTTTACGAAATGCCAGCCTGAGCATTGAGGCCGATGGAAGTATATTCTTTCCAAATGGTTACGATCCTAGCATAAGCATGGTGGAGAACAATGAATGTTTAACTGAGGTGACAGCGGAAGTTGCCCGGATTTCGGCTTTGACTGATAAGCTTGTGAAAGAGGCTGGTGTTGTAAGTGCAGGGCCTGCTGCAGGTCAGTAG
- the LOC126601725 gene encoding E3 ubiquitin-protein ligase KEG: MAKQVVANQPSASFEYELLDRDSDGLRTIGAFSEQTSPWIEPVKLKLRHRIGRGPFGDVWLATHHQSTEDYDEYHEVAIKMFHSIKEDNMRAVLDKLADIFHKCQGVGGVCWLYGTSIISGKICIIMRLYEGSVGDKMAQLRGGKLSLPDVLRYGIGLAAGILELHSKGILVLNLKPSNVLLNEKDQAILGDFGIPYLLLGVPLISSDMTRRIGTPNYMAPEQWQPEVRGPISFETDSWGFGCSIVEMLTGVRPWGGKSVDEISYLVVGKQEKPDIPSGLPPAIENILLGCFEYDLRSRPLITDILTLFKSLQSTISSDGDWTGLGIRTIKEKSSSIGYTEWFLSKDQLQVGDTVRSRKPPNCCKPENMHIPEGTVVGVEHDADQHGFDLVRVHGIHDPLRVHVSTLERVTFGLAAGDWVRLKKEDKKHSPVGILHSINRDGNVAVGFIGLETLWKGNSSEFQMAESYCVGQFVKLKANVLSPRFEWPRKRKGTWATGKITWILPNGCLVVKFPGMLTFGEENSTFVADPAEVELVTFDTCPGIVKKYQHLEDFHWAVRPLLVALGIFTAMKLGIFVGTKAGGSRVKKQQSGATPNEIQHTDGQNSGNPAWIPPNMKNILFREGVTTGPAR; encoded by the exons ATGGCTAAACAAGTTGTTGCTAACCAACCGTCAGCTTCATTTGAGTACGAGCTTTTAGATCGTGATTCTGATGGCCTGAGAACTATTGGAGCCTTTTCAGAACAGACAAGTCCTTGGATTGAACCTGTAAAATTGAAACTTAGACACAGAATTGGGAGGGGACCCTTTGGTGATGTTTGGTTAGCAACCCATCATCAGTCAACAGAAGATTATGATGAGTATCATGAGGTGGCTATCAAGATGTTCCATTCAATCAAAGAAGACAACATGAGGGCTGTGTTGGATAAACTGGCTGATATTTTTCACAAATGTCAAGGAGTTGGCGGTGTTTGTTGGCTATATGGAACTTCAATCATCAGTGGAAAG ATATGCATCATCATGAGATTATATGAGGGATCCGTTGGTGACAAAATGGCACAACTCAGAGGAGGGAAGCTCTCACTTCCTGATGTTTTGAG GTATGGGATTGGTTTGGCTGCGGGGATTCTTGAACTACACTCCAAAGGCATCTTGGTTCTTAATCTTAAACCTTCTAATGTTCTTCTGAATGAAAAGGACCAAGCaattcttggtgattttggtATTCCTTATCTATTGCTTGGCGTACCATTGATAAGCTCAGATATGACTCGGAGGATTGGAACCCCAAACTACATGGCACCTGAACAATGGCAACCAGAAGTAAGAGGTCCAATATCTTTTGAGACCGACTCGTGGGGTTTTGGGTGCAGCATTGTGGAAATGTTGACCGGTGTCCGTCCTTGGGGCGGAAAATCTGTTGATGAAATATCTTATTTAGTTGTTGGAAAGCAAGAAAAACCAGACATACCAAGTGGCCTTCCTCCTGCAATAGAGAATATTCTTCTTGGTTGCTTTGAGTACGATTTGAGGAGTCGCCCTTTAATAACGGACATATTGACTTTATTCAAAAG CTTGCAGAGTACAATCTCCAGTGATGGAGACTGGACGGGTCTTGGGATAAGAACAATCAAGGAAAAATCGAGTAGCATTGGCTACACTGAGTGGTTCCTTTCAAAGGATCAACTGCAAGTGGGTGACACGGTGCGTTCCAGAAAGCCACCAAACTGCTGCAAGCCTGAAAACATGCATATTCCAGAAGGCACAGTAGTGGGTGTCGAACATGATGCAGATCAACATGGGTTTGATTTGGTGAGAGTCCATGGCATCCATGACCCACTGAGGGTTCATGTTTCGACTCTGGAGCGGGTCACTTTTGGCTTGGCAGCTGGTGATTGGGTACGCTTGAAGAAAGAAGACAAGAAACACTCACCAGTAGGTATTCTTCATTCCATCAATCGTGATGGTAATGTAGCTGTTGGATTTATAGGGTTGGAAACTCTCTGGAAGGGAAATTCTTCAGAGTTTCAGATGGCAGAGTCCTACTGTGTGGGTCAGTTTGTCAAGCTGAAAGCTAATGTATTGAGCCCTCGATTTGAATGGCCCCGTAAGAGGAAAGGGACATGGGCCACCGGGAAAATAACGTGGATCCTACCAAATGGGTGCCTTGTTGTCAAGTTCCCGGGAATGCTGACCTTTGGGGAAGAGAACTCAACCTTTGTAGCTGATCCTGCTGAAGTGGAATTGGTTACGTTTGATACATGTCCAGGAATAGTGAAGAAGTACCAACATCTTGAGGATTTTCATTGGGCAGTGAGGCCACTTCTGGTTGCATTGGGCATATTTACAGCCATGAAGCTAGGCATTTTTGTTGGAACAAAGGCGGGGGGGTCCAGGGTGAAGAAGCAACAGAGCGGTGCTACTCCGAATGAGATTCAGCATACCGATGGTCAGAATTCTGGAAACCCGGCGTGGATTCCTCCTAATATGAAAAATATCCTTTTCAGAGAAGGTGTTACCACCGGTCCTGCTCGGTAG